The Solanum dulcamara chromosome 6, daSolDulc1.2, whole genome shotgun sequence genome contains the following window.
ACTTCCTAATATTAAACTTCGACACATATCCCGTAGCACTTACGAAGAGGCATCCGTTGGTACTTATGGATTGGGATATGACTCGATTACTGATGACTATAAGATTCTTAAGATTGACAACTTAGCATCCAATAAAATTCTTGCACTAAAGAGTGGTTCTTGGAGAAATATTGATAACATCTTTTATAATTATACACATCATAAGGACACTTTAATATTTGTTCGTGGTGCATTTCATTGGATCTGTAGGGATATACGTTTACCTAAGTATTTTATGTTATCGTTTAATATATCAAATGAGGTGTACACAGAGATATTGTTGCCAGACGAAATTTGCAAGAATATGCCCTTTATAAATCGTGTTGCTTCAGTGATAGAAGGAATGCTTTGTGCTTATTGTACTCGCCTAAATGAGGGGGTGGCCACTTTTAAGTTATGGGTAATGAAAGACTATGGTATCAAGGAATCTTGGACTCTATTATATACTATATAAGAGAGAAACATCcgttgttattattttatcaGACCAAAATATATGTTTGCGAATGGTCAAATAATAATCATCCACAGAAATGGTGTTTCTCGTGGGTTTACGATATCCAAAGGACTATTTGAACTATTTCCTGCATATTCTGGCTTACAACAAGGATTCATTTATACGGAAAGTTTGATTTCTCCCAAATCACTTATTTAGTATTAGCTAGCTTATGTCTGATCAagtcagttttttttttaatataaaatttatcaaGTCGCCAGTTATGGTTTATCAATTTTGTTGGTTTTGCTTATTTCAAAATGTGTTGCCAATGTTAATGTTATTTCGTCCTATGTTAACGGAATTAAAtaatcttttttatatatatataatcagaTTAGAGGATCCTAGGGCCGGTGAGGTGACACTTCCTTAAGCCAATATTTATTGAAATCATTAACACAGGTAATAAATTTCAAGGCACCTCACATTTATTGCACCATTAGACATTTGGGTTGCATCTTAGTTTATAATTTTGAAATGTTCGTTAAAACTCTTTTGTTGGGGGTCGAAGGATACTCCCTCGTTCTATAttagttattaatattattaaaaatacccattccaaaatatttattaatttacaaTATTAAGATATTAATAATAAGTTTTTATCTCTCTTAAAATTaaatgtttttgaaaaaaaaaacaatattgaTTACATTGAAAAAGTTTAGAATAATTAGACAAagcattttttatttatgatttcttaaataacgcgtaaaataaaatataacaattaatatgagatggataaaatattcatcTAGCTCTTTTCTTATGCCTTCCCTTCTTGGTCAGGTTGCAACTATCCCCCATCTTGGtactgatttttctttttccaacttcttaatttattttttttggtataatacataaatgtgtTATGTCACGTAGGATAtatctacttgttcaattttatacaatttaAATAATATCTATTTGTAGACACTAAAAATTAGACGATGTAAATGTCAACTATGGCAAAATTAaaactcatatttatatattatgctcttttttcgacttcaattttcaaatattttttttcctttcatctTTAACCAAATAAAACTCTCTTTCACTAATAAATAATGTTCAGACTTTGGATGCTTGTGTAGAAGAGTGTCACAACAAGTCATTGTCTTTAACACTAGAAATAGATAAGTATGATACAATTTTGGCTTCAAAGGTTCATTATCATCAACACTAATTCATTGTATATtcagtatatatattataggttaataaatatacataagaaACTTCACTTATTTTTGCCTTTATTTGGTAGATTCTCTAAATCCAAAGTACCTTCCAAATATTAGCAAACAgagaattaatattttttgtccCTCTTTGGCTCTTCTCAACTTCTCTATAAATTGACTATTTGTAACTCATCATCTTCATGCCCCTCACTACTCTCTAGCTATTTACTAAGTGTTCTTTCTTTTATTCCTTTGTGTTTTTCACCAATATGAGTTGAGCTTAAAGAAAAAGCAAGAATTCATAACCACAACTCGTTTGAGACCTATGTGTAGGTTGTTGTTACGTTACATACATTGACAACGTAAATATTTTTCATGCTATTCGTATATTTTAAACCGTTGACAACATGTTAATTAACATTTTTACGCGATTATTAGTCAATGTTTATCATAGAAATCACCAAGATTTGGTTGAGGATTCAAAGTGAGAAATTCTGTTGACAGAAGAGAGAGAGCACAATCTGTCATCAACAAAATGGTATTGTTGTTTGTTGGAATGTGCTCTCTCTGCTTCTGCCAATAGAAAATGGTATTCTTCTTTTGGATCCTCATCAAAGATCACATATTTTTCTATTCATAATGGATACTAATCTGATGTTTTAAGAGTGAAAATATTTCAGTGTGTTGAAAGTTTTTCCTGTTTTCGACTCACTACTATCCGAATAGCTCTTCTCAGAATAAGCAGATAATTTCAAACATTGTTTCCAAATGTTTGAAAGAATGTGCAGTACAAGAAATGAAAGAATGTGCAGAAGATGAAATAAATGACATGTTAATCGGATTAGATTGAACAACCTTGAAATGTTTCAGGATaacagagcatagagttcaataTAATGGCTTTGAACTCAGGCTACTAAACTTTCCTCATTTCAAACAAGAGTCAAAAAAACTCATGTATATCAGCTGACATTACAATTGgacacaaaaaaaatgaaagaatttctagctatatatatattgcagaAAATTCACAAGACACTATTACTTCAATCTATTCTGATTTCGAGCTCATGTTCTGGTGCCTCACTTCCTTCGCTGTCTGAGAAAATGTCATCAATACTGAACGGGATACTGGTGGAGAAAGTTAGAGTTGGTTTCACTTTCGGAACAAAGATAGGCTCTGCCTCATTGTTGAGTATCTGAAATACTCTCCTCATACAAGGCCTTTCCGTGCTATCAGGATTTGCACAGCTCAGTCCAACAATTAGCAGCTTTTTCATCTCTTCCTCTTTGAAGTCTTCGTTAAGCCTTTTGTCTGCTGCATCAATAATCCTACCTTCGGAGTACAGTCTCCAAACCCAATCAACCAAATTCACCATTTCATGACCACTCCCTTCTCCTTCAATTGGTCTCCTGCCGCAAGCTACTTCTAATATAACCACACCGTAGCTGAAAACATCAGTTTTCTCAGTTGCTTTTCCATATTGAAGGTACTCAGGAGCAAGGTATCCCATTGTTCCAGCTGTAAGTGTTGAGACCGGACTCTTGTCATGATCCATAAGTCTTGCCAGCCCAAAATCGCCAAGCCTCGCATTATAGTTCCCATCAAGCATAATATTGCTGGCTTTTATGTCTCTATGAATCACCTGCTGCTCACATTCTTGATGCAAATAAGTCAGAACAGACGCCAAACCAACTGCTATATTGTACCTGTAAGGCCATTTCAGCGGATTCCCATGCTCGGATTCCTGGTATAGCACCTTATCAAGACTCCCATTAGGCATAAAGTCATAAACAAGAAGTAATTCTCCCTTCTCAATGCACCACCCTTGTAGCTGAACTAAATTTTTGTGCCTTAAACATGCTATGATCGACAATTCAGCCCCAAACTCAGTCTTACTTTCGTGGCTGTGCTTAGATCTTTTCACTGCAGCAATAGAGCTCGAATCCATGAAAAACGCCTTGTAAACAGTACCAAAAGCGCCATTGCCTATGATCCTGCTGGAATGAAACCCTCTTGTGGCTGACCTCAGCTCCTTGTAACTGAACTGCCTCGGTCCAGTAACAAGCTCAGCTTTCAAATTCTTCTCTGTGTTAATACCCCTCCATTTCTTGACAGAAATCCAACCAAAAGCTACAAGAACAGCACAAAAGAAAGCTGGACCACCaattccaaaacccaaaccaagactcttattatgatgtttatggcCAGAATCTTGAATAATAGGAGGTTTTACAAGCACAGTATTATCAGAAACATTATGAGGATGCCTCACAGGGCTAAATCCATAAGTTTGAAAACTCCAATTCTCAATAGAATGCAATTCAGTACTCCCCTCAGTAGAAGCAGCAAACCCCACATACATAAACTCTTTTAGATAATCAGACAAGTCAATATCAACAATCAAGATTGGTTTTTTAGGCTTAAAACTAGAGTAACTCAAGAAAACCATCAATTTTTTCTCCTCACTCTTGTAATCAATCCAAGAACTAATCAAATTCCTACTTTTCAAATCTACACCAGCTAACATCAAATTTGCAGTCTTGATTGAAATAAGGCTATCAATATCAAGACCAACATGGTTATCATCAGGGTCATTAAAGTGCAAATCTTGCTTAGTATCAAATTCAACAGCAACAAACTTATTCTTAGTTAACTGTGAAGAATTCACCAAACCCAAAAATCCACCTGGACTACCCAATGTTTGATTATCAGGTGACAGAAAAAAAGCCAATCCATCACCAAAcgaagaggggttgatattatTGACAGAAAATGCAAATCTTGTTGAAAACGATGCCGTTTTCTTGGTTTCTGGGTCGAAAAATGAAATGGGGTTGTTGTAAATGAGAGAACCAGAGCTTGAAGATGGAACTTGAAGCTCTCTAGTAAGACCTACAACCCCATTACGTAGATAAGAATCACCAAGAAGGGTGAAATTACGAAGTGTAAAAGATTGTAAATCAAAGCTGCAATTTTGTGATGATACCAATAAGAAGAAACTGAAGAAAATCAAGAACTTGAAAACAACCATGGtggagaaaaaaattgtttatttttttcagaAATAGAACAGTGAGTATGAAGAAAAAGTAGACAAAAATCTTGAATTTACATATTGGGGTTTTGGAGAAAAGTGATTGAATTAGTGGAGATGGTGGGAATCATAATGGGAAAAAATAATGGGGTATAAACGGTTATGAAAAATAGGCGCCTTTGGGTTTGTCGGTTCTCTTAACTTTGAAGAAAGATTAGAGAAAAATTTATGAGATAATCCTTTCCTACTAATTTATATGGTaccttttaaattttaaaaatttaaatcagttaattttttatatattttaaatttattaattattatgacttatagtattttttacgtagtttataaatatataaattttatttcaaaagaatttaaaagttTATATGTAAATTCTCATCAAATTTAAATTGTTTAACTCTCAAAAAGCGAAAAataccaaatattttataatacttttacTTGAATAAAGCgtttattgaaaataatttctttactTTCGTAGCAATGATAAAGTTGGGCATTATTCTTTTTCGACTTTATTTATGAAATATGATGGGTATAATTGTATTTGTACTTGCTCCTtttagataaaatatttattattatcttttgaTAATCTTAATATTGGTCAACATGCATTCACTTCCATTAATCTAATGATATAtctattatttttcattaaaaatattaaataacgTTGCCTATCAAAATTAAAacagataaaaataaatcatctaatttTATTGTCTCCTACTATATTTAGACTATTGAAACTCTACTCATAACTTTGAAGGTAGAtagaaaatttataaaatataattattttaaaagtatgATAATAATACTTTTGATTTTTCTGttatttgtaaattttaattttaatcgttatgatatttgatgagtcatatttaatttgtaattataaaatatgtatttttttattcttttgctCGTGAACAATCATTTAATTACTCGTATGTCATGCTAAAtttacatgaatttttttttaaaaaacttataaCTCGTCAAGAAGAAGATATCGCTACTATAATAATAATGGCTTGGCCAGAGACATACttgacaataataaaattaagatTTCTAAATTCATAAACTAAATAGGACATTTACAATTGCGATCATACAACATATAAACTCTTTCAGtcactataatatatatcaCCCTTACATTGTTATTTCATATTTGAGAATAATACACATTTAAAATAATCTAAATACAATATATTTCTtacctctaaaaataaaattacatttaATCAGAAGGTTATATATCAAGGGATCAAAATTAACTTTATTTATAATTGAGGGACTAAAGTACAATTATCCCTAAAAAGTTAtaaagagggaaaaaaaaaagtatataatGATAATGTATAGAGGAATATAATACAGCTTTAACGGTAATATAGACATGCAGACGAATTTGGAAGTCCTACATGTTGAGGGCCCCTACTAAATagaaatttatataatatatgatttatatcttctgttttattttgtatacttaattaaaaataattttaatactTCACAAAAAGTAGAagtaaaacatatatacaactctttattattgttattgttttttgAAATGTCTTTTTTTAAGTAAAaaatctataaaataaaataaaaatcttttatCCCTCAcgagaaaaaattataaatataaaatttacatatattttatccttttttaatttattagtgGAATCAATAGTAGTTGTTGTTTTTATACACAGCCCACAATTGTATTTACTCAAAATGAATTTTAGGTCCCACTGACTTATATCATTGGAGAGTAGAGAcactaaaaaattcaaaacaagCCGTTGTACGAGAAAGTTTGGacaaaattctttaattttgtttgaccaattattgcatatatatttttggctgtataaataaataaaaaattaacgGAAAAAGAATAATTGTACTCCTACTATGCACCTATTTGTACAATTACTTCTTGTCTTTTGTATAGTATTAAAAGGAATTTGGTTAAAACTTAACACCAAAGAAGCTTTAATTCTTATCCacatataataacaataataataaattttatggtCTTATCAATTGGTAAAATATATACAGATTTGTTTTCTGAAGTGGGAAGGTTGTTTGGGATAGAGCATCGACTCAGAAGATGAGTATCTAAAACATGATTGTTAAGTACTTGTTTTGAAGTTTGACTCATCTAAATTCACACCAAGAAGTCCCATTTTGGGAGGTAAAAGCTATTCCTAGGATGAGTAGTGTCAGGTTCAAAGTTCGTATCTAAGACCtttgattaaaataaaaaaatactaatcACATTGTCGTAAAACCTTAATTATATACTCTCTCCGTtcctatttacttgtcaaatattttctaatttgatttctccttttacttgtcaattttgacaaatcaagaaaggacaatttttatctttctattatatcctcaatttattaacattaatttaatgtctttgaaaaatataatgaataaatatgtttaaaactttATCGATTAATAGAGGTAAAATGGTAAGGTCACTATATCAATCATTGATTTTTTAATAGATATGTCAAGTTAAAATTTAGAGATAAGTGTtaaaaacacacctaaattatccatcttttttagtttcatatctaaactattgggagcgtgagtttcatacctaaactatcactctcagtttgagaaacacaccttaGTGGTATGTGTAATACATTCTccctactctctctattttttgaattttttgccACATggctaaaatattttatattgataaaaattaaataaactattaatattagaaAGAGttatgtttct
Protein-coding sequences here:
- the LOC129892026 gene encoding probable L-type lectin-domain containing receptor kinase S.7 yields the protein MVVFKFLIFFSFFLLVSSQNCSFDLQSFTLRNFTLLGDSYLRNGVVGLTRELQVPSSSSGSLIYNNPISFFDPETKKTASFSTRFAFSVNNINPSSFGDGLAFFLSPDNQTLGSPGGFLGLVNSSQLTKNKFVAVEFDTKQDLHFNDPDDNHVGLDIDSLISIKTANLMLAGVDLKSRNLISSWIDYKSEEKKLMVFLSYSSFKPKKPILIVDIDLSDYLKEFMYVGFAASTEGSTELHSIENWSFQTYGFSPVRHPHNVSDNTVLVKPPIIQDSGHKHHNKSLGLGFGIGGPAFFCAVLVAFGWISVKKWRGINTEKNLKAELVTGPRQFSYKELRSATRGFHSSRIIGNGAFGTVYKAFFMDSSSIAAVKRSKHSHESKTEFGAELSIIACLRHKNLVQLQGWCIEKGELLLVYDFMPNGSLDKVLYQESEHGNPLKWPYRYNIAVGLASVLTYLHQECEQQVIHRDIKASNIMLDGNYNARLGDFGLARLMDHDKSPVSTLTAGTMGYLAPEYLQYGKATEKTDVFSYGVVILEVACGRRPIEGEGSGHEMVNLVDWVWRLYSEGRIIDAADKRLNEDFKEEEMKKLLIVGLSCANPDSTERPCMRRVFQILNNEAEPIFVPKVKPTLTFSTSIPFSIDDIFSDSEGSEAPEHELEIRID